The Paramisgurnus dabryanus chromosome 3, PD_genome_1.1, whole genome shotgun sequence genome includes a window with the following:
- the hdac5 gene encoding histone deacetylase 5 isoform X5 — translation MQSPVGGGGGDQSGGSGGPVDLRTDPRLNALSTVDPTLREKQLQHELLLLKQQQELQKQLLFAEFQKQHEVLTRQHEVQLQEHLKQQQEILAAKRQQELEQKRKLEQQRHEEMEKQRLEQQLIMLRNKEKGKESAIASTEVKLKLQEFLLNKKEPGPGGLNHSFSQKCWPHHTSLEQSSPPQSNTPGTPPSYKLPPLLGTYEGKDDFPLRKTASEPNLKVRSRLKQKVAERRSSPLLRRKDGTVISTFKKRAIEISVSSMCSSAPGSGPSSPNSSNSAIAENGSSGSVPNIHAEQLRSLHQSLTGDGTPSPLSLYTSPSLPNISLGLPANAHITAPQKLSAQQEAERQTIQSLRQGGTLTGKFISTSSLPACLPTGAAHDTEPPNSHSSHSSLLQHVLLLEQARQQSALLAVPIYGQSPLVTGERVSNSMRTVNKLPRHRPLSRTQSAPLPQTPQALQQLVMQQQHQHFLEKQKHYQLNKIFSKGAELPRQPPTHPEETEEELTETTEMQEERGEGPNRIREGLQKDSSGETTPPSERIITLKGESTESDLEEDDDEDEAIELRECDEEGAPYGQYLDQHVQQLNVFQASLSITGMPHRPLGRAQSSPVTSSLKGAPISEPPIKHLFTTGLVYDTFMLKHQCMCGNTNIHPEHAGRIQSVWSRLQETGLLGRCERIRGRKATLDEIQTVHSEYHTLLYGTSPLNRQKLDSKKLLGPISQKMYAVLPCGGIGVDSDTVWNEMHSSGAVRMAVGCVIELAFKVAAGELKNGFAVVRPPGHHAEESTAMGFCFFNSVAITAKLLQQKLGVGKILIVDWDIHHGNGTQQAFYNDPNVLYISLHRYDDGNFFPGSGAPEEVGVGPGVGFNVNIAWTGGVEPPMGDVEYLTAFRTVVMPIANEFSPDVVLVSAGFDAVEGHQSPLGGYNVTAKCFGHLTKQLMKLAGGRVVLALEGGHDLTAICDASESCVAALLGDELDALPLTVLQQKPCPKATASLEKVIEIQSKHWTSLQRLAPTVGQSLLEAQRREKDEADTLTAMASLTVDNDQIATTETSSRSADEPMEEEPVL, via the exons ATGCAGAGCCCAGTGGGAGGTGGTGGAGGGGATCAGAGCGGAGGTAGCGGAGGTCCGGTGGACCTGCGTACGGACCCTCGCCTGAACGCACTGAGCACAGTGGATCCGACACTGAGAGAAAAACAGCTTCAACACGAGCTTCTCTTGCTCAAACAGCAACAGGAGCTCCAGAAACAACTACTGTTCGCCGAGTTTCAAAAACAGCATGAGGTTTTGACACGCCAACACGAGGTCCAGCTACAGGAACATCTAAAG CAGCAGCAGGAGATCCTCGCAGCTAAGCGTCAACAGGAGCTGGAGCAGAAGAGGAAGTTGGAGCAGCAGCGTCATGAAGAGATGGAGAAGCAAAGACTGGAACAGCAGCTCATCATGCTACGAAACAAAGAAAAGGGCAAAGAGA GTGCCATAGCCAGCACTGAGGTCAAACTAAAACTTCAGGAGTTCCTGCTGAATAAAAAGGAACCCGGTCCCGGTGGACTCAACCATTCCTTCTCCCAGAAGTGCTG gCCTCACCATACATCCCTGGAGCAGAGCTCTCCTCCACAGAGCAACACACCAGGCACACCACCTTCCTACAAACTCCCCCCGCTGTTGGGGACCTACGAGGGCAAGGATGACTTTCCTCTCCGCAAGACCG CCTCTGAGCCCAATCTGAAGGTACGTTCCCGGTTAAAACAAAAGGTGGCAGAGAGAAGAAGTAGCCCATTGCTCAGGCGGAAAGATGGAACTGTGATCAGCACCTTCAAAAAACGAGCCATCGAGATCTCAG TGTCCTCTATGTGCAGCAGTGCTCCTGGCTCAGGGCCCAGTTCTCCAAACAGCTCTAACAGTGCCATTGCTGAAAACGGTTCGAGTGGCTCTGTCCCAAACATCCACGCTGAG CAGTTACGTTCTCTGCATCAGTCTTTGACTGGAGATGGGACGCCAAGCCCTCTGAGCCTCTATACCTCTCCATCTCTGCCCAACATCTCTCTGGGACTTCCTGCCAACGCACACATCACA GCTCCACAGAAACTCAGTGCCCAGCAGGAGGCAGAGCGACAGACCATCCAGAGCTTGCGTCAAGGTGGGACACTGACCGGGAAGTTCATCAGCACATCATCCCTGCCGGCGTGCCTTCCCACAGGGGCGGCCCACGATACCGAGCCCCCTAATAGCCACAGTAGCCATTCCTCGCTGCTCCAGCATGTCTTGCTGTTGGAGCAGGCACGTCAACAGAGTGCGCTTCTCGCAG TTCCCATATATGGACAGTCTCCGCTGGTAACCGGCGAGCGGGTGTCCAACAGCATGCGCACAGTGAATAAGCTGCCTAGGCACCGGCCGCTAAGCCGCACGCAGTCGGCACCTCTGCCGCAAACTCCGCAGGCCCTGCAGCAGCTTGTAATGCAACAACAACACCAGCACTTCCTAGAGAAACAGAAGCACTACCAGCTAAATAAG ATCTTCTCCAAAGGGGCGGAGCTTCCAAGACAGCCTCCCACCCACCCGGAAGAGACGGAGGAGGAGCTCACGGAAACTACGGAGATGCAGGAGGAGCGAGGGGAGGGCCCCAATCGTATTAGAGAGGGGCTGCAAAAGGACAGCTCTGGTGAGACCACACCCCCTTCTGAACGCATAATCACGTTAAAGGGAGAGAGCACAGAAAGTGACTTGGAGGAAGACGATGACGAAGACGAAGCAATTGAACTGAGGGAATGCGACGAAGAGGGCGCCCCTTATGGCCAG TATTTGGACCAGCACGTGCAGCAACTGAATGTGTTCCAGGCATCTTTGTCCATCACAGGAATGCCCCACAGACCCCTGGGAAGGGCGCAGTCATCCCCTGTCACGTCTAGTCTTAAAGGAGCACCCATTAGTGAGCCGCCAATCAAACATCTCTTTACGACAG GGCTTGTATACGACACCTTCATGCTTAAGCATCAGTGCATGTGCGGGAACACAAACATCCACCCCGAACACGCCGGCCGCATTCAGAGCGTTTGGTCCAGGCTACAGGAAACGGGCCTGCTGGGTCGCTGTGAG AGGATCAGAGGAAGAAAGGCCACGTTAGACGAAATCCAAACAGTGCACTCTGAGTACCACACGCTTCTCTACGGCACTAGCCCCCTGAACAGACAAAAACTGGATAGCAAGAAGCTTTTAG GTCCAATAAGTCAGAAAATGTACGCTGTTTTGCCCTGTGGAGGCATTGGG GTGGATAGTGACACCGTGTGGAATGAGATGCATTCATCAGGTGCCGTGCGAATGGCAGTGGGCTGCGTCATCGAGCTGGCTTTTAAAGTAGCTGCCGGGGAACTAAAG AATGGTTTTGCAGTGGTCCGTCCTCCAGGTCACCATGCTGAAGAATCTACTGCCAT GGGTTTCTGTTTTTTCAACTCCGTGGCCATCACTGCCAAACTCCTTCAGCAGAAACTCGGAGTGGGCAAGATCTTGATCGTGGACTGG GATATTCATCATGGAAACGGAACCCagcaggcattttataatgacCCAAATGTCCTGTACATTTCCCTGCACCGTTATGACGATGGCAACTTTTTCCCAGGAAGCGGCGCTCCTGAAGAG GTGGGTGTGGGCCCAGGAGTTGGCTTTAATGTCAACATCGCCTGGACAGGTGGAGTGGAGCCACCTATGGGTGATGTGGAGTATTTAACAGCATTCAG GACTGTTGTGATGCCAATAGCTAATGAGTTCTCCCCAGATGTGGTGCTGGTGTCTGCAGGATTTGATGCTGTGGAGGGCCACCAGTCTCCTTTGGGTGGATACAACGTCACCGCCAAAT GTTTCGGCCATCTCACTAAGCAGTTGATGAAGCTGGCCGGCGGCCGTGTGGTTTTGGCACTGGAGGGAGGTCATGACCTTACTGCCATCTGTGACGCATCCGAATCCTGTGTTGCTGCACTGCTGGGAGATGAG TTGGATGCTTTACCACTGACAGTGCTTCAACAGAAACCGTGTCCAAAAGCCACAGCCTCTCTGGAGAAAGTCATTGAGATACAAA GTAAGCACTGGACATCTCTGCAGAGGTTAGCTCCTACTGTGGGCCAGTCTCTACTGGAGGCTCAGAGGAGAGAAAAGGACGAGGCGGACACTTTGACTGCCATGGCTTCTCTTACTGTGGACAATGATCAGATCGCCACTACAGAAACAAGCAGCAG GTCAGCAGACGAGCCAATGGAGGAGGAGCCTGTGTTGTAG
- the hdac5 gene encoding histone deacetylase 5 isoform X4, with protein MNSPNTPTVDVKTLLPSGMQSPVGGGGGDQSGGSGGPVDLRTDPRLNALSTVDPTLREKQLQHELLLLKQQQELQKQLLFAEFQKQHEVLTRQHEVQLQEHLKQQQEILAAKRQQELEQKRKLEQQRHEEMEKQRLEQQLIMLRNKEKGKESAIASTEVKLKLQEFLLNKKEPGPGGLNHSFSQKCWPHHTSLEQSSPPQSNTPGTPPSYKLPPLLGTYEGKDDFPLRKTASEPNLKVRSRLKQKVAERRSSPLLRRKDGTVISTFKKRAIEISVSSMCSSAPGSGPSSPNSSNSAIAENGSSGSVPNIHAEQLRSLHQSLTGDGTPSPLSLYTSPSLPNISLGLPANAHITAPQKLSAQQEAERQTIQSLRQGGTLTGKFISTSSLPACLPTGAAHDTEPPNSHSSHSSLLQHVLLLEQARQQSALLAVPIYGQSPLVTGERVSNSMRTVNKLPRHRPLSRTQSAPLPQTPQALQQLVMQQQHQHFLEKQKHYQLNKIFSKGAELPRQPPTHPEETEEELTETTEMQEERGEGPNRIREGLQKDSSGETTPPSERIITLKGESTESDLEEDDDEDEAIELRECDEEGAPYGQYLDQHVQQLNVFQASLSITGMPHRPLGRAQSSPVTSSLKGAPISEPPIKHLFTTGLVYDTFMLKHQCMCGNTNIHPEHAGRIQSVWSRLQETGLLGRCERIRGRKATLDEIQTVHSEYHTLLYGTSPLNRQKLDSKKLLGPISQKMYAVLPCGGIGVDSDTVWNEMHSSGAVRMAVGCVIELAFKVAAGELKNGFAVVRPPGHHAEESTAMGFCFFNSVAITAKLLQQKLGVGKILIVDWDIHHGNGTQQAFYNDPNVLYISLHRYDDGNFFPGSGAPEEVGVGPGVGFNVNIAWTGGVEPPMGDVEYLTAFRTVVMPIANEFSPDVVLVSAGFDAVEGHQSPLGGYNVTAKCFGHLTKQLMKLAGGRVVLALEGGHDLTAICDASESCVAALLGDELDALPLTVLQQKPCPKATASLEKVIEIQSKHWTSLQRLAPTVGQSLLEAQRREKDEADTLTAMASLTVDNDQIATTETSSRSADEPMEEEPVL; from the exons CTGTGGATGTGAAGACTTTGCTACCCTCTGGGATGCAGAGCCCAGTGGGAGGTGGTGGAGGGGATCAGAGCGGAGGTAGCGGAGGTCCGGTGGACCTGCGTACGGACCCTCGCCTGAACGCACTGAGCACAGTGGATCCGACACTGAGAGAAAAACAGCTTCAACACGAGCTTCTCTTGCTCAAACAGCAACAGGAGCTCCAGAAACAACTACTGTTCGCCGAGTTTCAAAAACAGCATGAGGTTTTGACACGCCAACACGAGGTCCAGCTACAGGAACATCTAAAG CAGCAGCAGGAGATCCTCGCAGCTAAGCGTCAACAGGAGCTGGAGCAGAAGAGGAAGTTGGAGCAGCAGCGTCATGAAGAGATGGAGAAGCAAAGACTGGAACAGCAGCTCATCATGCTACGAAACAAAGAAAAGGGCAAAGAGA GTGCCATAGCCAGCACTGAGGTCAAACTAAAACTTCAGGAGTTCCTGCTGAATAAAAAGGAACCCGGTCCCGGTGGACTCAACCATTCCTTCTCCCAGAAGTGCTG gCCTCACCATACATCCCTGGAGCAGAGCTCTCCTCCACAGAGCAACACACCAGGCACACCACCTTCCTACAAACTCCCCCCGCTGTTGGGGACCTACGAGGGCAAGGATGACTTTCCTCTCCGCAAGACCG CCTCTGAGCCCAATCTGAAGGTACGTTCCCGGTTAAAACAAAAGGTGGCAGAGAGAAGAAGTAGCCCATTGCTCAGGCGGAAAGATGGAACTGTGATCAGCACCTTCAAAAAACGAGCCATCGAGATCTCAG TGTCCTCTATGTGCAGCAGTGCTCCTGGCTCAGGGCCCAGTTCTCCAAACAGCTCTAACAGTGCCATTGCTGAAAACGGTTCGAGTGGCTCTGTCCCAAACATCCACGCTGAG CAGTTACGTTCTCTGCATCAGTCTTTGACTGGAGATGGGACGCCAAGCCCTCTGAGCCTCTATACCTCTCCATCTCTGCCCAACATCTCTCTGGGACTTCCTGCCAACGCACACATCACA GCTCCACAGAAACTCAGTGCCCAGCAGGAGGCAGAGCGACAGACCATCCAGAGCTTGCGTCAAGGTGGGACACTGACCGGGAAGTTCATCAGCACATCATCCCTGCCGGCGTGCCTTCCCACAGGGGCGGCCCACGATACCGAGCCCCCTAATAGCCACAGTAGCCATTCCTCGCTGCTCCAGCATGTCTTGCTGTTGGAGCAGGCACGTCAACAGAGTGCGCTTCTCGCAG TTCCCATATATGGACAGTCTCCGCTGGTAACCGGCGAGCGGGTGTCCAACAGCATGCGCACAGTGAATAAGCTGCCTAGGCACCGGCCGCTAAGCCGCACGCAGTCGGCACCTCTGCCGCAAACTCCGCAGGCCCTGCAGCAGCTTGTAATGCAACAACAACACCAGCACTTCCTAGAGAAACAGAAGCACTACCAGCTAAATAAG ATCTTCTCCAAAGGGGCGGAGCTTCCAAGACAGCCTCCCACCCACCCGGAAGAGACGGAGGAGGAGCTCACGGAAACTACGGAGATGCAGGAGGAGCGAGGGGAGGGCCCCAATCGTATTAGAGAGGGGCTGCAAAAGGACAGCTCTGGTGAGACCACACCCCCTTCTGAACGCATAATCACGTTAAAGGGAGAGAGCACAGAAAGTGACTTGGAGGAAGACGATGACGAAGACGAAGCAATTGAACTGAGGGAATGCGACGAAGAGGGCGCCCCTTATGGCCAG TATTTGGACCAGCACGTGCAGCAACTGAATGTGTTCCAGGCATCTTTGTCCATCACAGGAATGCCCCACAGACCCCTGGGAAGGGCGCAGTCATCCCCTGTCACGTCTAGTCTTAAAGGAGCACCCATTAGTGAGCCGCCAATCAAACATCTCTTTACGACAG GGCTTGTATACGACACCTTCATGCTTAAGCATCAGTGCATGTGCGGGAACACAAACATCCACCCCGAACACGCCGGCCGCATTCAGAGCGTTTGGTCCAGGCTACAGGAAACGGGCCTGCTGGGTCGCTGTGAG AGGATCAGAGGAAGAAAGGCCACGTTAGACGAAATCCAAACAGTGCACTCTGAGTACCACACGCTTCTCTACGGCACTAGCCCCCTGAACAGACAAAAACTGGATAGCAAGAAGCTTTTAG GTCCAATAAGTCAGAAAATGTACGCTGTTTTGCCCTGTGGAGGCATTGGG GTGGATAGTGACACCGTGTGGAATGAGATGCATTCATCAGGTGCCGTGCGAATGGCAGTGGGCTGCGTCATCGAGCTGGCTTTTAAAGTAGCTGCCGGGGAACTAAAG AATGGTTTTGCAGTGGTCCGTCCTCCAGGTCACCATGCTGAAGAATCTACTGCCAT GGGTTTCTGTTTTTTCAACTCCGTGGCCATCACTGCCAAACTCCTTCAGCAGAAACTCGGAGTGGGCAAGATCTTGATCGTGGACTGG GATATTCATCATGGAAACGGAACCCagcaggcattttataatgacCCAAATGTCCTGTACATTTCCCTGCACCGTTATGACGATGGCAACTTTTTCCCAGGAAGCGGCGCTCCTGAAGAG GTGGGTGTGGGCCCAGGAGTTGGCTTTAATGTCAACATCGCCTGGACAGGTGGAGTGGAGCCACCTATGGGTGATGTGGAGTATTTAACAGCATTCAG GACTGTTGTGATGCCAATAGCTAATGAGTTCTCCCCAGATGTGGTGCTGGTGTCTGCAGGATTTGATGCTGTGGAGGGCCACCAGTCTCCTTTGGGTGGATACAACGTCACCGCCAAAT GTTTCGGCCATCTCACTAAGCAGTTGATGAAGCTGGCCGGCGGCCGTGTGGTTTTGGCACTGGAGGGAGGTCATGACCTTACTGCCATCTGTGACGCATCCGAATCCTGTGTTGCTGCACTGCTGGGAGATGAG TTGGATGCTTTACCACTGACAGTGCTTCAACAGAAACCGTGTCCAAAAGCCACAGCCTCTCTGGAGAAAGTCATTGAGATACAAA GTAAGCACTGGACATCTCTGCAGAGGTTAGCTCCTACTGTGGGCCAGTCTCTACTGGAGGCTCAGAGGAGAGAAAAGGACGAGGCGGACACTTTGACTGCCATGGCTTCTCTTACTGTGGACAATGATCAGATCGCCACTACAGAAACAAGCAGCAG GTCAGCAGACGAGCCAATGGAGGAGGAGCCTGTGTTGTAG
- the hdac5 gene encoding histone deacetylase 5 isoform X3, which translates to MLLKPTVPGLCAMLQTIYETESCFSSDTTSSREQPVELLPQSRSTSMPSTAVDVKTLLPSGMQSPVGGGGGDQSGGSGGPVDLRTDPRLNALSTVDPTLREKQLQHELLLLKQQQELQKQLLFAEFQKQHEVLTRQHEVQLQEHLKQQEILAAKRQQELEQKRKLEQQRHEEMEKQRLEQQLIMLRNKEKGKESAIASTEVKLKLQEFLLNKKEPGPGGLNHSFSQKCWPHHTSLEQSSPPQSNTPGTPPSYKLPPLLGTYEGKDDFPLRKTASEPNLKVRSRLKQKVAERRSSPLLRRKDGTVISTFKKRAIEISVSSMCSSAPGSGPSSPNSSNSAIAENGSSGSVPNIHAEQLRSLHQSLTGDGTPSPLSLYTSPSLPNISLGLPANAHITAPQKLSAQQEAERQTIQSLRQGGTLTGKFISTSSLPACLPTGAAHDTEPPNSHSSHSSLLQHVLLLEQARQQSALLAVPIYGQSPLVTGERVSNSMRTVNKLPRHRPLSRTQSAPLPQTPQALQQLVMQQQHQHFLEKQKHYQLNKIFSKGAELPRQPPTHPEETEEELTETTEMQEERGEGPNRIREGLQKDSSGETTPPSERIITLKGESTESDLEEDDDEDEAIELRECDEEGAPYGQYLDQHVQQLNVFQASLSITGMPHRPLGRAQSSPVTSSLKGAPISEPPIKHLFTTGLVYDTFMLKHQCMCGNTNIHPEHAGRIQSVWSRLQETGLLGRCERIRGRKATLDEIQTVHSEYHTLLYGTSPLNRQKLDSKKLLGPISQKMYAVLPCGGIGVDSDTVWNEMHSSGAVRMAVGCVIELAFKVAAGELKNGFAVVRPPGHHAEESTAMGFCFFNSVAITAKLLQQKLGVGKILIVDWDIHHGNGTQQAFYNDPNVLYISLHRYDDGNFFPGSGAPEEVGVGPGVGFNVNIAWTGGVEPPMGDVEYLTAFRTVVMPIANEFSPDVVLVSAGFDAVEGHQSPLGGYNVTAKCFGHLTKQLMKLAGGRVVLALEGGHDLTAICDASESCVAALLGDELDALPLTVLQQKPCPKATASLEKVIEIQSKHWTSLQRLAPTVGQSLLEAQRREKDEADTLTAMASLTVDNDQIATTETSSRSADEPMEEEPVL; encoded by the exons ATGCTTTTGAAGCCCACCGTACCGGGACTGTGCGCAATGTTGCAGACGATCTATGAGACTGAATCCTGCTTCTCTTCAGACACTACGTCCAGCCGAGAGCAACCCGTCGAGCTGCTACCTCAGTCCAGAAGCACCAGCATGCCTAGTACCG CTGTGGATGTGAAGACTTTGCTACCCTCTGGGATGCAGAGCCCAGTGGGAGGTGGTGGAGGGGATCAGAGCGGAGGTAGCGGAGGTCCGGTGGACCTGCGTACGGACCCTCGCCTGAACGCACTGAGCACAGTGGATCCGACACTGAGAGAAAAACAGCTTCAACACGAGCTTCTCTTGCTCAAACAGCAACAGGAGCTCCAGAAACAACTACTGTTCGCCGAGTTTCAAAAACAGCATGAGGTTTTGACACGCCAACACGAGGTCCAGCTACAGGAACATCTAAAG CAGCAGGAGATCCTCGCAGCTAAGCGTCAACAGGAGCTGGAGCAGAAGAGGAAGTTGGAGCAGCAGCGTCATGAAGAGATGGAGAAGCAAAGACTGGAACAGCAGCTCATCATGCTACGAAACAAAGAAAAGGGCAAAGAGA GTGCCATAGCCAGCACTGAGGTCAAACTAAAACTTCAGGAGTTCCTGCTGAATAAAAAGGAACCCGGTCCCGGTGGACTCAACCATTCCTTCTCCCAGAAGTGCTG gCCTCACCATACATCCCTGGAGCAGAGCTCTCCTCCACAGAGCAACACACCAGGCACACCACCTTCCTACAAACTCCCCCCGCTGTTGGGGACCTACGAGGGCAAGGATGACTTTCCTCTCCGCAAGACCG CCTCTGAGCCCAATCTGAAGGTACGTTCCCGGTTAAAACAAAAGGTGGCAGAGAGAAGAAGTAGCCCATTGCTCAGGCGGAAAGATGGAACTGTGATCAGCACCTTCAAAAAACGAGCCATCGAGATCTCAG TGTCCTCTATGTGCAGCAGTGCTCCTGGCTCAGGGCCCAGTTCTCCAAACAGCTCTAACAGTGCCATTGCTGAAAACGGTTCGAGTGGCTCTGTCCCAAACATCCACGCTGAG CAGTTACGTTCTCTGCATCAGTCTTTGACTGGAGATGGGACGCCAAGCCCTCTGAGCCTCTATACCTCTCCATCTCTGCCCAACATCTCTCTGGGACTTCCTGCCAACGCACACATCACA GCTCCACAGAAACTCAGTGCCCAGCAGGAGGCAGAGCGACAGACCATCCAGAGCTTGCGTCAAGGTGGGACACTGACCGGGAAGTTCATCAGCACATCATCCCTGCCGGCGTGCCTTCCCACAGGGGCGGCCCACGATACCGAGCCCCCTAATAGCCACAGTAGCCATTCCTCGCTGCTCCAGCATGTCTTGCTGTTGGAGCAGGCACGTCAACAGAGTGCGCTTCTCGCAG TTCCCATATATGGACAGTCTCCGCTGGTAACCGGCGAGCGGGTGTCCAACAGCATGCGCACAGTGAATAAGCTGCCTAGGCACCGGCCGCTAAGCCGCACGCAGTCGGCACCTCTGCCGCAAACTCCGCAGGCCCTGCAGCAGCTTGTAATGCAACAACAACACCAGCACTTCCTAGAGAAACAGAAGCACTACCAGCTAAATAAG ATCTTCTCCAAAGGGGCGGAGCTTCCAAGACAGCCTCCCACCCACCCGGAAGAGACGGAGGAGGAGCTCACGGAAACTACGGAGATGCAGGAGGAGCGAGGGGAGGGCCCCAATCGTATTAGAGAGGGGCTGCAAAAGGACAGCTCTGGTGAGACCACACCCCCTTCTGAACGCATAATCACGTTAAAGGGAGAGAGCACAGAAAGTGACTTGGAGGAAGACGATGACGAAGACGAAGCAATTGAACTGAGGGAATGCGACGAAGAGGGCGCCCCTTATGGCCAG TATTTGGACCAGCACGTGCAGCAACTGAATGTGTTCCAGGCATCTTTGTCCATCACAGGAATGCCCCACAGACCCCTGGGAAGGGCGCAGTCATCCCCTGTCACGTCTAGTCTTAAAGGAGCACCCATTAGTGAGCCGCCAATCAAACATCTCTTTACGACAG GGCTTGTATACGACACCTTCATGCTTAAGCATCAGTGCATGTGCGGGAACACAAACATCCACCCCGAACACGCCGGCCGCATTCAGAGCGTTTGGTCCAGGCTACAGGAAACGGGCCTGCTGGGTCGCTGTGAG AGGATCAGAGGAAGAAAGGCCACGTTAGACGAAATCCAAACAGTGCACTCTGAGTACCACACGCTTCTCTACGGCACTAGCCCCCTGAACAGACAAAAACTGGATAGCAAGAAGCTTTTAG GTCCAATAAGTCAGAAAATGTACGCTGTTTTGCCCTGTGGAGGCATTGGG GTGGATAGTGACACCGTGTGGAATGAGATGCATTCATCAGGTGCCGTGCGAATGGCAGTGGGCTGCGTCATCGAGCTGGCTTTTAAAGTAGCTGCCGGGGAACTAAAG AATGGTTTTGCAGTGGTCCGTCCTCCAGGTCACCATGCTGAAGAATCTACTGCCAT GGGTTTCTGTTTTTTCAACTCCGTGGCCATCACTGCCAAACTCCTTCAGCAGAAACTCGGAGTGGGCAAGATCTTGATCGTGGACTGG GATATTCATCATGGAAACGGAACCCagcaggcattttataatgacCCAAATGTCCTGTACATTTCCCTGCACCGTTATGACGATGGCAACTTTTTCCCAGGAAGCGGCGCTCCTGAAGAG GTGGGTGTGGGCCCAGGAGTTGGCTTTAATGTCAACATCGCCTGGACAGGTGGAGTGGAGCCACCTATGGGTGATGTGGAGTATTTAACAGCATTCAG GACTGTTGTGATGCCAATAGCTAATGAGTTCTCCCCAGATGTGGTGCTGGTGTCTGCAGGATTTGATGCTGTGGAGGGCCACCAGTCTCCTTTGGGTGGATACAACGTCACCGCCAAAT GTTTCGGCCATCTCACTAAGCAGTTGATGAAGCTGGCCGGCGGCCGTGTGGTTTTGGCACTGGAGGGAGGTCATGACCTTACTGCCATCTGTGACGCATCCGAATCCTGTGTTGCTGCACTGCTGGGAGATGAG TTGGATGCTTTACCACTGACAGTGCTTCAACAGAAACCGTGTCCAAAAGCCACAGCCTCTCTGGAGAAAGTCATTGAGATACAAA GTAAGCACTGGACATCTCTGCAGAGGTTAGCTCCTACTGTGGGCCAGTCTCTACTGGAGGCTCAGAGGAGAGAAAAGGACGAGGCGGACACTTTGACTGCCATGGCTTCTCTTACTGTGGACAATGATCAGATCGCCACTACAGAAACAAGCAGCAG GTCAGCAGACGAGCCAATGGAGGAGGAGCCTGTGTTGTAG